GGAGTACCAATACTCCATACTGGCCAAGCGTCTCCGCGAACTTTCTTATCTGAATGCGGGGATTACACTTACGCTGACGGATAAACGAACGCTCAAGGAAGACGGCAGTGGCTATAAGCAAGATGTATTCCGTTCGGAAGAAGGATTGAAGGAGTTTGTCCGTCATCTTGACCGTATGAAAGAACCGCTGGTGGACAACGTTATCCATATCGTCACCGAGAAGCAGGGCATTCCCGTGGAGGTAGCCATGACATATAATACTTCCTATCTGGAGAATGTATATAGCTACGTCAATGACATCAATACGATCGAGGGCGGTACGCATTTGGCCGGATTCCGTCGTGGACTTACTCGAACTTTGAAGAAATATGCCACAGACTCCAAACTCCTGGATAAGGTGAAGGTGGAGATCACCGGCGACGACTTCCGCGAGGGATTGACTGCCGTGATCAGCATCAAAGTGGCCGAACCTCAGTTCGAAGGACAAACCAAGACCAAGCTCGGTAACAATGAAGTGACCGGTGCTGTCGATATGGCTGTAAGCGAAGCACTCGAATACTATCTGGAGGAGCATCCGAAAGAAGCCAAACTGATCGTGGACAAAGTCGTTTTGGCAGCAACCGCTCGTCAGGCAGCCCGTAAGGCCCGCGAAATGGTGCAGCGCAAATCGCCCTTGTCCGGTGGAGGATTGCCGGGTAAGCTTGCCGACTGCTCATCCAAAGACCCGGAGCAGTGCGAACTCTTCCTTGTCGAGGGTGATTCGGCCGGCGGAACGGCCAAGCAGGGGCGCGACCGCGAGTTTCAGGCTATCCTGCCACTGAGGGGAAAGATCCTCAATGTGGAGAAAGCCATGCAACACAAGGTATTCGAAAGCGAAGAAATCCGCAACATATATACCGCTTTGGGTGTGACGATCGGAACGGAAGAGGACAGCAAAGCCCTTAACCTTTCCAAACTTCGCTATCATAAGGTGGTGATCATGACCGATGCCGATGTGGACGGTAGCCATATCGCTACGCTTATCCTTACGTTCTTCTTCAGGAATATGCGTACGCTCATAGAAAACGGTTATGTCTTCATCGCTACTCCTCCTCTCTACCTTTGCAAGAAGGGGAAAGAGCAAGAGTATTGTTGGACAGAGCAGCAGCGTCAAGCGTTTGTCGATCGTTATGCCGATGGTAATGAAAGCCGTGTGCATGTACAGCGTTACAAGGGTCTTGGTGA
This genomic stretch from Porphyromonas gingivalis ATCC 33277 harbors:
- the gyrB gene encoding DNA topoisomerase (ATP-hydrolyzing) subunit B, translating into MNEDIKKNTSASEYSASNIQVLEGLEAVRKRPAMYIGDISEKGLHHLVYEVVDNSIDEALAGYCDNVEVIIEEDNSITVRDNGRGIPVDYHEKEGKSALEVVLTVLHAGGKFDKGSYKVSGGLHGVGVSCVNALSTYLRAEVYRNGKIHMQEFSCGKPLHDVEVIGSTERTGTTIQFKPDSSIFSVTEYQYSILAKRLRELSYLNAGITLTLTDKRTLKEDGSGYKQDVFRSEEGLKEFVRHLDRMKEPLVDNVIHIVTEKQGIPVEVAMTYNTSYLENVYSYVNDINTIEGGTHLAGFRRGLTRTLKKYATDSKLLDKVKVEITGDDFREGLTAVISIKVAEPQFEGQTKTKLGNNEVTGAVDMAVSEALEYYLEEHPKEAKLIVDKVVLAATARQAARKAREMVQRKSPLSGGGLPGKLADCSSKDPEQCELFLVEGDSAGGTAKQGRDREFQAILPLRGKILNVEKAMQHKVFESEEIRNIYTALGVTIGTEEDSKALNLSKLRYHKVVIMTDADVDGSHIATLILTFFFRNMRTLIENGYVFIATPPLYLCKKGKEQEYCWTEQQRQAFVDRYADGNESRVHVQRYKGLGEMNEEQLWETTMDPEKRTLRKVTIENAAEADAIFSMLMGDEVGPRREFIEENATYARIDA